AAAATATTCTGCATTCTCATCAAGTAATCTTTTATTTACAAATTCATATCCCTCAATATTCCCAGGAGTAAATAAATTTTCTTTACTATTTACTTTTCTTAAAATTGGTACTATGATCATTTCATCAGAAACAAATCCATATTTATTTGGAGCTCTTTTGTCGACTCGTCCTAATAAATAATCCATCGTAACATTAAAGTAATCAGCAATTTTCAATAATGTATCCAAATCTGGTGTTGAATACCCTGTTTCGTAGTTTGAAATTGTAGTTTTAGTAGAAAATAAAATTTGTGCGAGATCAGCTTGAGTTAATCCTTTTTCTATTCTTAAAAATTTGATTCTTTTCCCTAAAGTTTTATATTTTTCTTCCTCGTTTGTACTAAAAAATTTTTTTGCATCATCTTGATTATTCATTTAATTGCAATCCCTTCCAAAGCTTTAAAATTAAAATTATTTTATCTCTTATGTTTATATTGTATAATATTTTATAATAAAATTCAATTATTTTGGATTAAAATTAAATAATATTCTACTATCGATTTAATATGTAAACATATATAACCTGTTTTAAATTTTATATGGATAAAATAAATTCAACATCTAGAATCAATTTTATTCTGAAATACTATATATTGAATTAACAAAAACTAACACAAAAATATACGGTCCATTTTTTTCATTGAAAATACAAAAATCTTGATATATAATAAATAATGTAATTTAAATTTTATAAAATTCGAAAGGAGTTGATAATTTATGAAAAAATTATTATTAGCTGGAGACGTTGCTGAACTGCTAAATATTAATATCGATGCCGTATATCGTTTGACTAGAGAAAATATCATACCATACGTGAGAATTGGCAGACTAATTCGTTTCGACTCTGACGAGATAGAAGAATGGATCAAAAAAGGTGGACAAGCTTTTGATGGCGGCTGGAGAAAGGTGGTGAAATAAAAATGGCTAATAATAAAATTTCAGCAGAAGATTATGACTTATTGACAGGATTGCTTATGATAAAATGCAGAGTATATTCAAAAATGTTAAATAATAAAAAAGACTTAAATTATTATTATCAAATTATGGACTTAATAAATACATCTATAGCTGAAATCAATGAAAACATAGATGAAATGAATGAAATCATTGATGTAATACTTGAATTACAAGTAGAAATTTTTAAAAGCATCAATGATTCATTCGAACTTATGGAACAAAAAAATCTCAAAAACGAAGAAATATAAGGTGGCAGGTAATCCCCTTTACTTGCCCCTTTCAAAAATAATTTTAATATGCATATCTTGCATATATCATAGGATTAACTAATTCATTTGTCAAGAATACATGTGTTCGTATTAAAAGTTTTATATATCATTTTCAGGAGGTAATAAAATGATTGAAATTAATAATGCTAATAGCATTAATAATATATTGCCATTTGAAAAACAAGATGAAAACATAATATTTGAAACAGTGCCAGAAAATGAAGCAAAACCATGGCTTGGTGATCTATCTAACGATGCCTATTATGGCATCGCTGGTGAATTTGTTAAAGCAATTATGCCTTATACAGAAGCGGATCCTGCTGGCATTCTATTAGACCTTATAACCACTATAAGCGTTTATGTATCTAAAAAAGCATATATACAAAACGGCACTGAGAAGATTTATAGTAATATTTTTAATCTTGTTGTAGGTGATACTGGTGCAAGAAAAGGTACTGGATGGAAAATCGTAAAAGAACTTTTTAATAGGCTAGATGAAAGTTTTATAAATGATCATATCAAAAGCGGTTTTAGCAGCGGCGAAGGAATCATAGCTAGAATTTCTGACAAATTATACAATCCTGATACAAAGGAATATGAAGATAACTTGGACCAGAGACTCTTAATTAGAGAAGACGAATTTAGCAGCATCTTAAAAGTCGCTGGAAGAGATGGAAATATTCTAAGCCAAATCATAATGCAAGGATTTGACAGCAGTCCACTAGAAATCAATGTTAAAGACAAAAAACGTTCCATGAGATCAAGCCATCCACATATTGGTTTAATTGCTGACATAACACCTCAAGAACTTAAAAATCTCACGAAAAATTTATATTTCTATAACGGTTTTCTGAATAGATTCCTTTTTACATGTGTAAGACGTTATAAAGTTGAGCCGTGTATACCGCCAGTGCCAGATAGTATATATAATAATACAGTTTTAAAATTGAAAGATGTTATAAATTGGCTTACTGAATTGAAAATCGTAAGATTTGAAATAGCTGATAGCATTAAAGATCTTTGGAGCAATATATATCATACAATACCAGAGGAAATAAAAGATCCAATACTCGCCGGCTTAACTTCGAGAGCTGAGCCATATATTTTAAAATTATGTGTTATTTATGCATTACTAGATAAAACAGAAAAAATTCGGTATGAACATTTGAAAGCTGCTTTGGCAATTTGGGAAAGAAACGTTAATTCAATTAAATATTTGTTCAATTTAGATAGCCAATCAAAAGAATACAATTATATAAAAGCTAAGATTATAAAGGCATTAGCATTAGGGCCTTTAACCCAAACAGAAATAAGTCGCAGTATATTTAAAGGAAATATGAGTAGCAAAAAGATAAAATATGTGCTAGAAAAACTATCAGAAAGCGGAAAAATTAAATGCATAAAGCAGTCAACAAAAGGACGATCAAAATTACTTTGGAGTTTAAATAAATAGATAATGTACGTAAAAACGAAAAAAGCTCTAAATAACCTAATTGAACCACATAAAAAATACGAAAAAAGTTTGCAATAACTTATTTAGTATCTTTTTCAGTAACTTTTTTAGTATCCATAAACGTTGATATATAGCTTTTTTCGTTTAATTCGTACTCATCTATATAAAAGAAGGTGAAGTTAAAACGTTAGAAATTAATAATGGCTATTGGAATAATTCTAATGATTCTTTAGAAGAAATCTTAAAAAATTTTGAAGAAAAGCATAAATGGGATGAAGATAAAGCATATAGATATTTGCAAGAAAAAATGCTGGAAATCTCAAAATTATATATAGGCAGCGATGGCGCACTAAACTGGATAGAAACATGTAATAAGGAATTAAATGATAAACATAACAAGACAGCAAAAAAAATTGATGAATCTTTTAAAGCAAAAAACATGATTAAACTTTACGATGCGATAGATGATTTTAAATCTACAATTATAGAAATTGTTCATACTTATGCAAAAGCAAAAGAATTTGCAAAAATCCATAATATAAACATAGAAAAGGTTGTTTGGGATGAAACAATACATTCATTTAAAATAAGCGGAAATGACATCATAGAACATGAACAAGTCAAATAATTTAGAAGAACTTTTTGATAAGATATGTAAACTATCCGATGGTGATTTTAAGCAACTTTATAACATGATGTATGAGGAATGTTTGAATAGATTATGTGGAGATGAATATTTTTCACTGCCAGAACTTATAAAATTCAAAATGGAAAACTAATTAAAATAACAAGATACCCTGTGCAATTCAAAGCATAGGGTATTTAAATATTTATATTGAATTTTCTGAATATTTGTTATATAATAATATCGGATTAAAAAGAAAACAAGCATAAAAACAAAATGCTTTATGCATCATTCTCTTTCCTCTGCGGTTGAAATATCCGGGCCTTCAGAAAGCACTTTTGCGAGTATCAAAGGATTAACTTTCTACCGCTAAAGTTAATTCCTTTGCATCTATCCGGATATTTCATAAAAGAGAATGGCAATGGAAGGTTGCTTGATTTTCTTGAAACTGCATAAATAAGCAGTAGACATCATGCATTTACACCAGCGGCAAAGCCCTATGGCTCACGGGCTTGGATATGAGAAGACGGAATTTTGAGGCATCAGTTATCCGGCATGATAAAATACACCACAGCAATCTCATAAGCTATATCGCAAAATCCCTGCAGAAGCAATCTCTATCATGCTATGCGGATAATGCATTTAGAGGAGATAAAGCGGCTTACCGGCTTTATCTACGACATAATCACAACTGGTAATGATGTTTTAACAAAGGCTAAGCTTACTTTATGGATATAAAACTTACTCACGCAGCGACAATAGGAGAATATAAACGGCGAAGCTGGTTATATTCCTCTCTTAGGCATACTTTTTTTACCTGAAACTTTGCAGAAAACCGCTACATTGGAAGATCACTGGAGGATCCAATATACCCCATACTCTTAAAACCGATATACTGGAAGATTTTCGGAAATTTCAAGTTGCCACTTTGGCAACTTGAAAAATGCAGATAATAGCAAAAAGGCGAGTATTAATAAGACTTCATTAATTATATTGAGTTATGGAGATGTTATGAATGAATAAATTAGATAGACAGATTAAAGCCTTAAAATGGCAATTAGAACACGATGCAAACGAAAAAGACAAGGAAATTCACAAACAGGCGTTAAAGATATTGCAAGATATAAAGAATGGCAAGCCTACATCAAATATTATACATATTGAAAGTAGGAAAGGAACTTGCTGACAATTTAGGAGGTGGATCGGACACGGTGTCCTATCCACTTAAGACACATCAAAACCAATATTCTGGAAAATTTTCGGAAATGGAAAAGTATCAAATTGATACTTTTCCAAATACAGATATCGGAAGATAATTGTGCGGAATCTGCACAATTATAACACAATAATTGCCAACAAAGACTTAAATTTGTCTGTAAAACCTTTTAATAAGCAGGATATTATAATTTATACCTTTAAAGAATTAGACCCGCCTTAGAATGCAAATAAAAGCGGTTTAAAATACCAGTAGCGAAATTATTTCGTCACCGGAAAACAGATAATCCTAATATGCAATCAATATACTGGAAAAATTTCGGAAGTGGAATGTTGCAAAAGTTGCAACATTCCAAATACAGATAATGGAAAACAAGAAACTGCTGAAAAAAATATCTAAAACTTTAAAATATACACCAATCACAATAAGAAGATGTGGCGATTTTGCAGAAGCAGTCAAAATGGCTTTATCAATTATTTCTGTTAAACTATATTACATTGATAACATCAGTTTTTATTGATATTATGCCTTTCAAGGCAACATAATTGTTTAAAATGATAACTAACCTATACTTACACATAAAAACTGTTAACATTTTTCTCTTATTAAACTATTTAAGTTTGGTATGTATGCTTTTATCACTGTTATCAATTGTTTGACGACATTATTAATTTCTTGATTTAAAGCCATTTTAAAAGCTTTTACTAAACATAGAGTCGACATTTTGCAAAACAATTGTCGACACGAAAAAATAGTACAATAAGCTGATAAAAGCATAAAAAATAATTAACAATGTCGACAATTTTATTTATTGATTTGTAGTATTTGTCGACATAGGTGTCAATATTGAGGCAAAATATATTTATAGAGGAAAAAATAGCAATACCGAAAAACGACAAAATGTCGTCTTTCGCTGAAGATACTGCTGCTAAAATAAATGTATCACCGAGAACCATCCAAAGCGAAATCAAAATAGCTGAAAAATAGATGACAAAGTAAAAAAGCAGATATGATACGAAAATAGGAGTGATTTTAATGGGCAGACAGGGAAGCATTTTTTATAGATTGCTTAATAGTTTAAAAGAACAGCAGTCATTCGGAAAAAGTAAATATGCAATTAAGAAGAAGGCTAGAGAAGAAGCAATAAAGAATGGACTTCATGGACAAGATGTATTTAATGCTATGAATGATGCGGTTTTTAATGCAGGTATCTTCTCTGTGCAGACCTATGCAACTTATCGTAATGAAGTTAAAAAATTCGCTGATTGGTGCAAATCTAAAGGCGTAAAGAATAAGGACTTTGACAAAACAAAGGATATGGTATCAGACTATTTAATCGAAAAAATTTCACTGGGTCAATCAGCATGGTCTATAAAAGTTGCAAGATCAGCTTTAAGAAAAGCATATAAAGATAATAGCCTTGCCAATGATATTAAAATACCTGAAAGAAAATTAAAAAACATAACAAGATCAAGACTTGAAAAACCAGATGACAAAAAAATTAATCCGGATAACTATAAGGATTTAATAGATTTCTGTAAATCATCTGGCTTAAGAAGGCGTGAAGTATCAGCTATCACTGCAAATGATATCTATAAAAAAGACGATAGATTATATGTTCATGTTAAAAACGGTAAAGGTGGCAAGACAAGAGAAGTTCCTGTGCTGAAAAAATATCAGCCTAAAATAGAAAGCATATTAGAAAAAGCTAAAGATAGAGGAAATGAAAGGCTTTTTACAAGAATTCCAGAACATCTTGATATACACAGCATGAGACGTGAGTATGCTCAAGACAGGTTTATAGAAATCAGAGGGCGAAAATACAAAAAATGTACAAGAGATAAAAGAGATAGAGAAGCAGTAAGAGAAGTAAGCAGAAACTTAGGTCATAACCGTGAAAACGTCACAGTATCACATTATTTGTCATAAAGAAATAAAGGTGGTTGATCACGCCACCTTTATTTTAGGTAGAACCTATTCTCTTTTTGCTTTTGATATAGGTACTCACCTTTTAGTTTTAAAAACTAATCCTCTTTTTATTTTTGATTTCTACCTTCGATTATATTATGACATATAAAAAGCAAAATGTCAATAGAATTTTAAAAATATTTTTACTATTTTATCAAATATATTTATTGCCTGCTTATACTTCGAAAAAAATAGCACGTCTGCGAAGAATGAGCAGAGGTGCGTCATAAATTCGGATTTTTGATTTGAGCAAAGCGAAAATGAAAAATCCGTACCATACTAATTAATTATTTTTACTCCATTTTAGCCATATAGCAATATTCTTTAATCATTCTGTGGACTGCAGTCCTGCCTAATTTGCCCCTTTCAAAAATAAAAAGATAATCCAAATGAGAATATTTATATCTGTCTTTTTCTTTAAGCGAATTATCAATAGACTCTTTAACTGTTTGTTTAAAGGTATTTTCCTCTATTACAATTTGCAGTTGGATTAATTGGTTTGCTTCTGAAATTCATAATATTGTAATTCGAAACTAGATTTAGTATAATATTTTTAACATATTTATGGATTGGAGCTAATCATATGCCTGATAAAAAATTTTACAAAGGTTTAGTCATTGGATTAATTCTAAGCGCTATATTATGGTTCTTTATTATAATTTTAATAAAAAAATTTATATGATTTTAGCATAAATTTATATTGGTTTATAGGTTACTAATTCAATTTATAATTATTTTTGAATCCTATATTATACAAATCTTGATAATTTAATAACTTAATTAATAAAACCTTTATCAAATATTTATAATTGCATCATGAAAAATTTCAAATTTAATAATATTTGTAAGCTATGATAATAAAATTAAGCATGAATAATCTTGTTTTATCATCGTTATTTTTATAAGTACTCGCTCTTTTTCTCTCTAATCTCTTTCAATACTTCTTTCACATTCTGTGCTTTATCTTTAGAGCATATTAAAAGTGCGTCTTCTGTGTCTACGATTATTACATCTTCTATGCCTAAAGTCGCAATGAGTTTATCACTTCCCGTTATGATACACTTTTTTGTATCTACGCTTACGACATTGCCTTTTATGACGTTGCCGTTCTCGTCTTTTTCATAGAGCCTTTCTATTGATGTCCAGCTTCCTACATCATCCCAACCAAAGTCTCCCGGCACTACATACACATTCTTCGCTTTTTCCATTATGCCGTAATCTATCGATATACTCTCAAGTTTTGAATATTCCTCATATAATACTTTTTCTATCTCATCTGAATCAAAGTGTTCTCTTATAACATTTAATGCACTGTATAATTGTGGCATATATTCTTTTATCGCATTTAATATTGTAGATGTCTTCCATATGAA
The nucleotide sequence above comes from Thermoanaerobacterium sp. CMT5567-10. Encoded proteins:
- a CDS encoding site-specific integrase — translated: MGRQGSIFYRLLNSLKEQQSFGKSKYAIKKKAREEAIKNGLHGQDVFNAMNDAVFNAGIFSVQTYATYRNEVKKFADWCKSKGVKNKDFDKTKDMVSDYLIEKISLGQSAWSIKVARSALRKAYKDNSLANDIKIPERKLKNITRSRLEKPDDKKINPDNYKDLIDFCKSSGLRRREVSAITANDIYKKDDRLYVHVKNGKGGKTREVPVLKKYQPKIESILEKAKDRGNERLFTRIPEHLDIHSMRREYAQDRFIEIRGRKYKKCTRDKRDREAVREVSRNLGHNRENVTVSHYLS
- a CDS encoding helix-turn-helix domain-containing protein: MNNQDDAKKFFSTNEEEKYKTLGKRIKFLRIEKGLTQADLAQILFSTKTTISNYETGYSTPDLDTLLKIADYFNVTMDYLLGRVDKRAPNKYGFVSDEMIIVPILRKVNSKENLFTPGNIEGYEFVNKRLLDENAEYFYYHVTDDSINKIIKQDSLVLFKKSSEVKNGQLILYIDKDKPLLRYYYYKEKKAILESASYSSEHSSLYFMSSEVQKENVIGIAEFAMIDLRIY
- a CDS encoding helix-turn-helix domain-containing protein, which codes for MKKLLLAGDVAELLNINIDAVYRLTRENIIPYVRIGRLIRFDSDEIEEWIKKGGQAFDGGWRKVVK
- a CDS encoding DUF3987 domain-containing protein — translated: MIEINNANSINNILPFEKQDENIIFETVPENEAKPWLGDLSNDAYYGIAGEFVKAIMPYTEADPAGILLDLITTISVYVSKKAYIQNGTEKIYSNIFNLVVGDTGARKGTGWKIVKELFNRLDESFINDHIKSGFSSGEGIIARISDKLYNPDTKEYEDNLDQRLLIREDEFSSILKVAGRDGNILSQIIMQGFDSSPLEINVKDKKRSMRSSHPHIGLIADITPQELKNLTKNLYFYNGFLNRFLFTCVRRYKVEPCIPPVPDSIYNNTVLKLKDVINWLTELKIVRFEIADSIKDLWSNIYHTIPEEIKDPILAGLTSRAEPYILKLCVIYALLDKTEKIRYEHLKAALAIWERNVNSIKYLFNLDSQSKEYNYIKAKIIKALALGPLTQTEISRSIFKGNMSSKKIKYVLEKLSESGKIKCIKQSTKGRSKLLWSLNK